One region of Drosophila subobscura isolate 14011-0131.10 chromosome J, UCBerk_Dsub_1.0, whole genome shotgun sequence genomic DNA includes:
- the LOC117894386 gene encoding uncharacterized protein LOC117894386, which produces MEALPCASQQQQEEQLANLSMDSSLGDNVVSIPKELILLSLVAQQQCLYNPKHPHYRSTKSKDEKWAEIGGQVGWSDTQCKGKWKALRDQYCRELKRAKSCAKAVKWKYFKELDFLRPFALARNYRGRSAQSANGIVPIGQPLTLPLNNSFSSNSSNSQNLHLASSIKIEDATAASLLDNCSLVQFLQQHVPSTTSSGATGVTTSTDKKSGSAFIANHINVMQQQQQQLQAQSGNNWSYLADAGGGSTAPSIVDPTVVEIVDCVNAANNQSSSVATTKAATAVTTTSTNAEEEDDDPLHTFLDMESFFEKELITLIQQEDMIYNYGNENYRNAKLKMEVWEEIARKLKEAVKQCRLKWKALRDQYAREHKRLRTMMQIEATSRWKHYDTLNFLQKYIQQKALEGDPPLSMLLPKHDLEEHLGGHGSHSTTTQQNNLETSSASSQLNMSLPTLTGPHKSELTNAMQEQQQEEQNQQARELCVASYDEMDIENFINGDAHHNDEDEEDEDEEMENTTVPEASTQQQEQQVVGYDHEDRSVYMAVQSVSSAMTKQEQLNDASSNLEQQQLQSAGGYQQKLDVEAPSTPRYQNAPTTPCSTPTSRYYSNQISPPKSGQLEFPVGSINGEDDEIGAFFKAVAMKIRSAQMEPVAFTDLQIDILRVINEALRNHQRE; this is translated from the exons ATGGAGGCGCTGCCatgtgccagccagcagcagcaggaggagcagctcgcAAATCTCAGCATGGACTCGAGCCTGGGCGATAATGTGGTCAGCATACCCAAAGAACTGATTCTGCTATCGCTCGtcgcccagcagcagtgccTGTACAATCCCAAGCATCCGCACTATCGCAGTACAAAGAGCAAGGATGAAAAGTGGGCCGAGATTGGCGGCCAAGTTGGTTGGTCAG ACACACAATGCAAGGGCAAATGGAAGGCCCTGAGGGATCAATACTGCCGCGAGCTGAAGCGCGCCAAGTCATGTGCCAAAGCCGTCAAATGGAAATACTTTAAGGAACTTGACTTTCTGCGTCCATTTGCCCTGGCGCGAAA CTATCGGGGAAGATCTGCACAGAGTGCCAATGGTATTGTGCCCATAGGCCAGCCCCTGACGCTGCCCTTAAACAATTCGTTtagcagcaacagtagcaacaGCCAGAACTTGCACCTagccagcagcatcaagaTCGAAGATGCCACGGCGGCTAGTCTTTTGGACAACTGTAGTCTTGTTCAGTTTCTGCAACAGCATGTGCCATCTACAACGTCGTCAGGGGCTACAGGCGTCACGACATCCACCGACAAGAAGTCGGGATCAGCTTTCATTGCCAACCACATTAacgtcatgcagcagcagcagcaacaactgcaggcGCAGTCAGGGAACAACTGGAGCTATCTGGCCGATGCAGGAGGTGGATCGACAGCCCCCAGCATTGTTGACCCCACGGTTGTGGAGATTGTCGACTGCGTAAATGCCGCAAACAATCAGTCAAGctctgtggcaacaacaaaggcagcaacagcagtgacAACGACGTCAACGAATGCCGAGGAGGAAGACGATGATCCCCTCCACACGTTCCTCGACATGGAAAGCTTTTTCGAGAAAGAACTGATTACGCTGATACAGCAGGAGGATATGATCTACAActatggaaatgaaaattatcGCAATGCCAAGCTAAAAATGGAGGTGTGGGAGGAGATTGCACGGAAACTCAAAGAA GCAGTGAAACAGTGTCGGCTCAAGTGGAAAGCCTTGCGGGATCAATACGCTCGCGAGCATAAACGTCTGAGGACAATGATGCAAATTGAGGCTACATCGCGTTGGAAGCACTACGACACACTGAACTTCCTTCAAAAGTACATACAACAAAAGGCGCT TGAAGGAGATCCTCCACTCAGTATGCTGCTGCCTAAGCATGATCTGGAGGAGCATCTGGGTGGTCATGGCTCCCATTCAACGACGACACAGCAAAACAACCTGGAAACATCTTCGGCTAGCTCACAGCTTAACATGTCTCTGCCAACCCTGACGGGTCCACACAAGTCCGAGCTGACCAACGCGatgcaagagcagcagcaggaggagcagaaccAGCAGGCCAGGGAGCTTTGTGTGGCCAGCTATGATGAAATGGATATTGAGAACTTCATTAACGGCGATGCGCACCACaatgacgaggacgaggaggatgaggatgaagaAATGGAGAACACAACGGTGCCGGAGGCAAGTAcccagcaacaagaacaacaagtGGTGGGCTATGACCACGAGGATAGGTCCGTGTACATGGCCGTTCAGAGTGTCAGCAGCGCCATGaccaagcaggagcagctcaaCGACGCCTCAAGTAAtctggagcaacagcagctgcaatcaGCTGGAGGCTATCAGCAGAAGCTGGACGTGGAAGCGCCATCAACACCACGTTACCAGAACGCTCCCACCACACCATGCTCCACGCCGACATCGCGATATTACTCCAATCAAATCTCACCACCCAAGAGCGGACAACTGGAGTTCCCAGTCGGCAGCATTAACGGCGAGGACGATGAAATCGGTGCCTTTTTCAAGGCAGTGGCAATGAAGATTCGCAGTGCTCAGATGGAACCGGTGGCCTTTACCGATCTACAGATCGATATACTCCGTGTCATCAATGAGGCACTGCGAAACCaccagagagagtga
- the LOC117894815 gene encoding guanine nucleotide-binding protein subunit beta-2, whose translation MPKIDPETQALYDEINGMIQKFKDDQKAKADCTLADKCGDMSDVTKIRFNSKKILKGHINKVNSVHFAGDSRHCVTGSLDGKLIIWDTWTANKVQIIPLRSAWVMTVAFSPSGNFVACGGMDNACTVYDVNNRDASGVAKMVRELVGYEGFLSSCRFLDDGHLITGSGDMKICHWDLEKGVKTMDFNGHAGDIAGLSLSPDMQTYITGSVDKTAKLWDVREEGHKQMFFGHEMDVSSVCYHPNGMGFASCSEDQTARLYDLRSDQQIGQYEPPQKNTGFTSCALSTSGRYLMCGGIEGMVHSWDTMKQRHTGTLSGHENRITCISLCPNGMCLASTSWDQQVRLWL comes from the exons ATGCCGAAAATTGATCCAGAAACGCAGGCTCTATATGACGAAATCAATGGCATGATACAGAAGTTTAAG GATGACCAAAAGGCCAAGGCGGATTGCACGTTGGCCGACAAATGCGGCGACATGAGCGATGTGACCAAGATCCGATTCAATTCGAAGAAGATTCTCAAGGGTCACATCAACAAGGTCAACTCGGTGCACTTTGCAGGCGACTCGCGCCACTGCGTCACCGGCTCCCTGGATGGCAAACTGATCATCTGGGACACATGGACTGCCAACAAAGTGCAGATCATACCCTTGCGCTCGGCCTGGGTGATGACGGTGGCCTTCTCGCCGTCGGGTAATTTCGTGGCCTGCGGTGGCATGGACAATGCGTGCACCGTCTATGATGTGAACAATCGCGATGCCTCGGGCGTGGCCAAAATGGTGCGCGAACTAGTGGGCTACGAGGGCTTCCTTAGCTCTTGTCGTTTCCTCGATGATGGCCATTTGATCACCGGATCGGGCGACATGAAGAT CTGCCATTGGGATCTGGAGAAGGGTGTCAAGACAATGGATTTCAATGGACATGCTGGCGATATTGCTGGCCTCTCCCTGTCCCCCGATATGCAGACCTATATAACCGGCTCTGTGGACAAAACTGCCAAGTTGTGGGATGTACGCGAAGAGGGCCACAAGCAAATGTTCTTTGGCCACGAAATGGATGTATCCTCTGTTTGC TACCATCCAAATGGCATGGGCTTTGCCTCCTGCTCGGAGGATCAAACGGCGCGCTTGTACGACTTGCGGTCGGATCAACAAATCGGCCAGTACGAGCCACCCCAGAAGAACACGGGCTTCACTTCGTGCG CTCTATCGACCAGCGGGCGCTACCTAATGTGCGGCGGCATTGAGGGCATGGTGCACTCGTGGGATACGATGAAACAGAGGCACACGG GCACACTGTCTGGACACGAGAATCGCATTACTTGCATCAGCCTGTGCCCCAATGGCATGTGTCTAGCCTCGACCAGTTGGGATCAACAAGTGCGTCTGTGGCTCTAA
- the LOC117894043 gene encoding LOW QUALITY PROTEIN: uncharacterized protein LOC117894043 (The sequence of the model RefSeq protein was modified relative to this genomic sequence to represent the inferred CDS: inserted 1 base in 1 codon), with translation MARRHWALFVSIMCLCMAAGKSQQEKLEGVDVEEVCADRPADEYFRLEADGDCREVYRCDSAGEDGSNRLAPIKCAGGLAFDVLRQLCDWKSNVKNCDVQEKPRKAQPILKTDEPICPEGKLSCGDGECLDKELFCNGKPDCKDESDENACSVDEDPNRAPECDPTQCALPDCFCSADGTRIPGGIEPQQVPXMITITFNGAVNVDNIDLYDDLFNGQRQNPNGCSIKGTFFVSHKYTNYSAVQDLHRRGHEISVFSLTHKDDPNYWSGGSYDDWLAEMAGSRLIVERFANITDGSIIGMRAPYLRVGGNKQFEMMADQFFVYDASITASLGRVPIWPYTLYFRMPHKCNGNAHNCPSRSHPVWEMVMNELDRRDDPTFDESLPGCHMVDSCSNVASGEQFARLLRHNFNRHYNSNRAPLGLHFHASWLKSKKEYRDELVKFIEEMLGRNDVFFVTNLQVIQWMQNPTELNSLRDFQEWKEKCDVKGQPYCSLPNACPLTTRELPGETLRLFTCMECPNNYPWILDPTGDGFSV, from the exons ATGGCGCGTCGCCATTGGGCATTATTTGTGTCCATCATGTGCCTGTGTATGGCAGCTG GAAAATCCCAGCAGGAGAAGCTGGAGGGCGTTGATGTCGAGGAGGTCTGTGCGGACCGTCCCGCCGACGAGTACTTCCGCTTGGAAGCCGACGGCGACTGCCGCGAGGTGTACAG GTGCGACAGCGCCGGTGAAGATGGCAGCAATCGCCTGGCACCGATTAAATGTGCCGGCGGCTTGGCGTTCGATGTTTTGCGACAGCTTTGCGATTGGAAATCGAACGTGAAGAATTGCGATGTCCAAGAAA AGCCCCGCAAGGCGCAGCCCATCCTGAAGACGGATGAGCCCATCTGTCCCGAGGGTAAGCTGTCCTGCGGTGACGGCGAGTGCCTGGACAAGGAGCTCTTCTGCAACGGCAAGCCCGACTGCAAGGACGAGTCCGATGAGAATGCCTGCT CTGTCGATGAGGATCCCAACCGTGCTCCCGAGTGCGATCCCACTCAGTGCGCTCTGCCCGATTGCTTCTGCTCGGCGGACGGAACCCGCATTCCCGGCGGCATTGAGCCCCAGCAGGTGC AGATGATAACCATCACCTTCAACGGTGCCGTCAACGTGGACAACATCGATCTGTACGATGATCTGTTCAACGGCCAGCGCCAGAACCCCAACGGCTGCTCCATCAAGGGCACATTCTTCGTCTCGCACAAGTACACCAACTACTCGGCCGTGCAGGATCTGCATCGTCGCGGCCACGAGATCTCCGTGTTCTCGCTGACGCACAAGGACGATCCCAACTACTGGTCCGGCGGCAGCTACGACGACTGGTTGGCCGAGATGGCCGGTTCCCGATTGATTGTTGAGCGCTTTGCCAACATCACCGACGGTTCGATCATCGGCATGCGTGCCCCCTACCTCCGTGTGGGCGGCAACAAGCAGTTCGAGATGATGGCTGATCAGTTCTTCGTGTACGACGCCTCCATCACCGCCTCCCTGGGCCGCGTGCCCATCTGGCCCTACACCCTGTACTTCCGCATGCCCCACAAGTGCAACGGCAATGCCCACAACTGCCCCTCCCGTAGCCACCCCGTCTGGGAGATGGTCATGAACGAGCTGGATCGTCGCGATGACCCCACCTTCGATGAGTCGCTGCCCGGTTGCCACATGGTCGACTCGTGCTCAAACGTTGCCTCCGGCGAGCAGTTCGCACGTCTTCTGCGCCACAACTTCAACCGTCACTACAACAGCAACCGTGCCCCTCTGGGTCTGCACTTCCACGCCTCGTGGCTGAAGTCCAAGAAGGAGTACCGCGACGAGCTGGTCAAGTTCATCGAGGAGATGCTCGGCCGCAACGATGTGTTCTTTGTGACGAATCTGCAGGTGATCCAGTGGATGCAGAACCCCACTGAGCTGAACTCGCTGCGCGACTTCCAGGAGTGGAAGGAGAAGTGCGATGTCAAGGGCCAGCCCTACTGCTCGCTGCCCAATGCCTGCCCCCTGACCACCCGGGAGCTGCCCGGCGAGACGCTGCGCCTGTTCACGTGCATGGAGTGCCCCAACAACTATCCCTGGATCCTCGATCCCACTGGTGACGGCTTCTCCGTCTAA